GCTCAATTATTCGACGATCTTGCCGTCGTTGCTGGAGGTGTTCGACGATTTCGCTGAAGAGACCTGCCAGCCGTTGCTGGTATTGGTGAGCGTGGCCCGGGCGTTCTGAGGCGCGGCGAGTTCGGTTTGGAGTTGAGGGTAGGCGTTTTGGGTTTCAGCAGCGGTGGCCCATCCGGCCGCATCGGCTACGGTGTAGTGGTAGTTGATCTGGGTGGTGGCGCCTACGGCGTCGGTGGTGGGGGTGGAGCTGTCGATGCTTGAGACTTTGCGGTGGCCGTAGCAGAAGTTTCCGTAACCAGGTTGGCTGGTGTCAGCGGTCCAGGCGGCGCGGCCTTTGTCGGAGAGGTCGTAGTTATTGACCTGCTTGCTGGCGATGATGAACTTCTTCTTTTCGGCGGTGGTGCGGACTAAGAGACCCTGATCGACCAGGGCATCGTAACTGGAGGTTTTACTGGCGTCAGAGGTATCGGCCTGGACTGGGAATTTGATCGGGTCGGACCAAAGGCAGGCGGGATGGGCCGAGTAGTAGGTATTGATCGCGCTGGTGAAGTTGACGGTGTTGTCGGCTTTTTTGTTACAACCGGTTGCGAGGAGTGCTGCTGCTCCACAGAGGGCAGCTGCGCGGAGGGTGATGCGGATGTTTTGGCGGGTCATTTCAAATGTCTCCTGAGATCTTATCTTTGCCTGGCTTGGCTTCAGGCTTTCAAGTGGGTGGGATGCAGGAGATGTTGGTTAGGTCTTCTACGAAAATGGTTGCCTGAGCGGTGCGAAGTTTATAGCCAGCCTTTGGTGCGGGCGATGCGGGCTGCGTCGACGCGATTGGAGGCGCCCAGCTTGGCGATGGCTTCGGACAGATAGTTACGTACGGTGCCTTCGGAGAGATGGAGTTCAGAGGCTATCTCGGTGCTGCTGCGGCCGTCGCCGGCGCGCTGGAGGATCTGGCGTTCGCGGTCGGTGAGGGGATCGAGTTCTGCGTTCCAGGCCTCGGCGGCGAGCGCGGGGTCGACGACACGCATGCCTCGGTGGACGCGGCGGACGGCGTCGGCAAGCTCTTTCGCGGGCCGATCCTTGAGGAGATAGCCGCGGGCCCCGGCGTCGAGCGCTCTGCGTAGGTACCCCGGGCGGGCGAAGGTTGTAAGGATGATTGTGCGAACGTTAGGATGGCTGGTGCGCAGGTTTGCGGCTAGTTCGAGGCCGGTCATGTGAGGCATCTCGATGTCGGTGACGAGGACGTCGGGTTTCATGCGGCCAACGGCTTCAAAGGCATCGCGGCCGTTCGCTGTGGTGGCGATGACGGAGATGTCGGCTTCGAGCTCGAGCAGTGCGGAGAGGGCGCCCAGCACCATGGCTTGATCTTCGGCGAGAACAACTCGGATGGCGGTGCTCATGTGGTCACGAAGGGAGCTTTGATTTCGCTCGAATGTGTCGACGATGTTAGGTCGCTCTGGGTGTTGGGAGTGTGAGGAAGCTCGATGAGGATTGTGACGCCTGGGCTGGTTGTGATGGAGAGGCGACCGCCGAGCGATTGGACGCGCTCTCGCATTCCGCGGAGGCCGTTACCCTCTCTGATCCTGGGCTGGTTTCCGTCGTCGGTGATCAGGAGAGAGTGATAACCGTCTTCGGAGCGATCGAAGCGAATGCGACACTGCGTGGCCTTGGCGTGCCGCACGATGTTGGTGACCGCTTCGCGAACGGTGAGACACAGAACGGTCTCTTCCGGGGCATTGAGTTGAGGGACTGGAGACTCGCAGGAGAGCGCGACACCGGCGGATTGGAGGGTTTTCCGGGTTCGCTCCATTTCGGCGGTAAGGCCCTGAGACCGATATCCACCAATGGCCTCGCGGACTTCGCTGAGGGCTGTTCGCGCGGTCGCTTCAACGTCGGCGATCTCGCGGACTGCACGTCGCGGGTCGCTCTCAATGAGCCGGCCGGCGAGCTCTGCCTTGAGCACGATGACAGAGAGTGTGTGACCGAGGACATCGTGGAGGTCGCGGGCGATGCGTTCGCGTTCGGCTACGGCGGCTAGGGCGGCGTTTTCTTCCTGGGCGAGGCGGAGCTTGCAGTCGGCGCGTTTCTGCTCGGCGAAGAGGATGTTGCCGCCGCCGATGAGGAAGACAAGGAAGATGGCGATGAAGACGTTCGGCCATCCGATGTAGAGGGAGCGGTGGGGTGCGTTGAAGAGGGCGCCTTCGGCGGCAATGAAGAGAGCTTCCAGGAGGAAGAGAGAGAGTACGCGGCGTTTGGATTCGATGCTGAAGGGAAGGAAGGCGGCGGCGTAGACGAAGAAGGTGGAGCCCCCGCCGTTCCAGGGAAAGGTGATGAGGCCGAGGGCGAAGGTGGCGGCGATCATCCAGTAGCGGGTAGGGCGGCCTTCGTCGGTGGAGCGAACGTAGCCGGTGAAGAGGGCGAGGAAGGCTGCGAAGACGGCGAGAGTGCCAATCCACAGGCGGGGGCTCGGTTCGAGGATGGGGTTGATGAAGAGGAAGCCGACGTAGGCGAGCCAGAGCCATGCCCAGTTTCGTGTGTGCCGCTTCGAGGTGTTGTCGGTGGTGCTCATAGATTGTTCCAGTGCAGTTTACGCCGGTTATCGGGGTTTAGAGTTCAGATCTTAGAGGGGGCACCTCAAGAAAAGGAAGTGTATGGCTGCGAGGGACACATAAGAGGTAGAGGAGTGCGGCCGGTCTAGAGGTTGAGATGAAATGTGAACTTCAACCAGCCCTCCCATAGGTCGCTCCAGCTGTGGGACAGGATGCCGGGTCGCAAGTTCTTTCGCCATGCCGCCAGGATCCCGTAGAGCACACCAAGGATACTGATTACGGCGACAGCTCTCCAACCCCGGGGGTGGATCAAACCGAATACAAGGCCCTGGAGAAGAATGCCGAGCCAGAGGCGCCCCGTCAGTGCGCTGAACTGGCGTTGCAGGTAACCGCGAAAGATCAACTCTTCGCAGAATCCGGCACTGAGTGAGACCGCGATCCAGACACCGATCTCGAACAAACCGCGAACTGGAAAGGTCTCGTCGTGCGGGCCGGTGGGTGTAGCGAAGAACCGGGCAAGCACCGCGAACGCTGCAAATGCAGTCGCTTCCCAGAGGACCCAGAAAGGCGCCGCAATCGCGAGATCTCTGAGAACGTCGCCTACACTCGACCAATGCCGGCCGGAGAGCTTCAGCAGGCTGCCGCCCCCGGATCGCACGCCGCTCCAGACATAGTAAAGAATGCCCCAATCGAAGAGGAGCGACTCGATGAATCCGGGAATGATTCTTCTCTGAATTGGCTGTGAGCCGAGGGCCGGCTGCGCGACTTCGGTATGGTCGGCAGCAGGTCCGTATTGGAGCGCAAAGCCGATTGCGAAGACAGCACAAAAGATTGCGAGCAGGCCAAGCGTGTGTTTATAGCTCGCTACCGGTTCAAGACTTCGCCGATCTTGATCTGAGATGCTGTCCCGATCTTTTAAGTCCTGCATTAAGGCCTCTCTCGGTTTGTGAGACTCGATACCTTACTGAGGGTTGAGGGTTACATGTTCTGTTCCCTGCGGTGGAAGAGGAGGCGGCTGAGGCCCAGCATCAGGAGGGTGAAGCCGAGGAGGGCGCTCCAGTGGCTGGCGAGGGGCATGGTGTCTCCGTAGTGGAAGACGTGAAGCATGAGCTGGGAGAGATGGTAGGTGGGGAGGAAGGGCGCGAAGCCCTGCAGCCAGTGGGGCATGAAGCGGATGGGGACCCAGAGGCCGCTGAGGAAGGACATGGGGAGGTAGATGAGATTGATGATGCCGGGCGCGGCGTTGGCGGGGACGAGGAGTGCGAGGAGCAGACCCATGCTGGCGAAGCAGACGGAGCCGACGACGGTCATGCTGAGCATCTTGACCAGTTCGGCGGGGGAGAGGCGGACGTCGCCGAAGGCGGTGCCGACGAGGGTGAGGATGCTGACGATGATGAGGCCGAAGGCGACGGCGGCGGCGCATTTGGCGAACAGGTAGGCGGAGACGGGCATAGGGCTGGCGCGCTTGAGTTCGAGCCAGCCGGCGGCTAGATCGGAGGAGAGGCCGACGCCGATGCCGAAGAGAGCTGATCCGATGAGGCCGAAGCAGGCGTAGCCGGCGAGCATGTATTTGGCGAGGTGGACGGAGCCGTCGTAGGCGTGGCGGTTGGCCAGCCCGAAGATGACGTAGAACATGACGGGAAAACCTATGGTTGCAAGAGAGAAGGAACGGGTACGAAGGAGTTTTACGAACTCGTACTTTGCTTCTTTGCGGTAGATGTCGGGGACGTTGGTTCCGGCGGGTTGGAGGATGGCGGCGGGGTACATTGAAGTCTCCTTGTCTGGGTGAGGCGCGGATGATGGCATGAATTGTCAGGCCTTGGTAAGGGCCAGGAAGGCATCTTCGAGGGCCGGGCTCGCGATCTCGAGTCCGCTGAGAGTTTCGTCGCGCAGCAGCATCTCGCGGACAACCTCCTCTGCGTTGACTGCGGTCACGATGGTTGCCTCTCCGTGGTGCTCGACGCCGGTTACGGTGGAAAGAGATCGCAAAAACTCGCTTGAAAGGCTTGTGCTGCAGCGAATTCTTCGCCCGCCGCTGTTGCGTTTGATCTCGGCAGGCGTGCCTTCGCAGATGACGCGGCCTTTGTTGATGACAATGATGCGGTCGGCGAGGGCGTCCGCCTCTTCGAGGTAGTGCGTGGTGAGGAGTACGGTCTTGCCCATGGCGGAGAGGACGCGGATCTCTGCCCACAGGCCCCGGCGAGCCTCGATGTCCATACCGACGGTGGGCTCGTCGAGGAAGATGAGGTCGGGGTTGCCGCAGAGGGCGAGGGCGAAGAGGACACGCTGCCTCTGGCCGCCGCTGAGCTGGCCGAAGAGACGGTCTTCGATGCCCTGGAGCTGCGCGATGCGGAGGATGTCTGCGGTGGGGAGAGGATTCGGATAGTAGCTGCGAAAGAGGTCGAGGTGTTCGCGGACCTTTAGCATCTCGGTGATGCGCGAGATCTGGAGCATGGCGCCGACGCGGTTGCGGGTGGCAGCTTCGCGGGGATCACTGCCGAAGACGCGGGTAGCGCCGGAGGTGGGCGCGATGAGGCCGAGGAGGAGCTTGATGGCGGTGGATTTGCCTGCGCCGTTGGGGCCGAGGAGAGCGACGATCTCGCCGGGATGCAAGGAGAGGTTGAGACGGTCGAGGGCGAGTGCGTTGCCGTAGCGCTTGGTGACGCCGGTGAGGCTGGCGATGGGCTGCTTCGACGCGATTTGAGTTCCGTTGGTGGGCCGGGCTTCGGTCTCGTAGGCGATGGCGGTCAGCGGCATGATCGGTCTCCTGTATTGAATTACAGGACGATGATGCGACGGATTGTGCGGCGACAGTAGTGTGGGACGTCAGGAGTTGGAGGTGACAGATGTCATGCTCTGCCGTCGACCGGAGAGCGGTCTTCTAGAATCGTCCGATACGCTTAGTCTATGCACGATGAGAAAAAGATTCTTCCCTTCGCCGCGCTGTTCGTCGGTATCATTTCGATCTCCTGGTCAGCGATCTTCGTGAGATGGACTGACATGTCGGGAGTGGCCTCCGCGTTTTACCGGGTTCTGATTGCTTCGATCGCTCTTTGGATCATTCTGTTGGCGCAAAGAGGCAGTCGCCTGCGCATTTCGTCGCGGTCAGTGCCGCTATCGGCTCTGGGGGGCATCTTTTTTGCGGCGGACGTAGGTCTCTACAACGTAGCCGTTCTGCACACATCGGCTGGCAGCGCTACTTTCCTAGGCAACAACGCTCCCATCGTAGTTGGTCTAGTCACATGGTTCCTAACAAGAAAGCTACCATCCTTCAGATTCTGGGTGGCTCTGGCAATTGCCATTCTGGGAACATGCCTTATCGTTTCGATCGACTGGAATCATATGCGGTCCTCCTTCTCTGCGGATTTGTTGGCCTCTATCGCTTCGATCTGCTTTGCGTTTTATCTTTTGACCACAGAGCGACTGAGAACGAATACGGATACAGTGACAATTGTCGTGCTATCCACTACTGCAAGCGCGGCCGCTCTCTTGGTGTTTTCTTTTGCGGCGCATATCTCGCTAGCTATTCCGGGGTTCCAGTCACTCTTAGCTGTTGCGGGGTTAGGTTTTATCTGCCAACTGACGGGATATTTCTGCCTTACCTACGCCCTCGGACACGTACCCGCAACGGTCTCCTCAATAGTCTTACTTGCCGTCGCGCCAATCACAGCGCTTCTTGCATTCTTTCTCTTTGGAGAACAGATGACGAGGCTACAAATTTTGGGTGGCGGATTTATACTCGCGGCGGTCTGGATTATTGCTAATCAACCACAGCCTTCAAGTTTAGAAACATAGGCTCTCATGCTTGGAAGCTGCTACCGAGACTACATATAGTCAACGCCGTACTTAGTCGGGATCTGGGTGAAGGCGATGCGGGTGGGTGCGGATTCGCGGGCAGGAAGCATGCCGGCGAAGTGCAATTTGGTGTGTCCGTATTTGAGGTTGAGCTTGTCCATGGTGGACGAGAGGCTAGCGCGGTTGTTGGGGTCCGGGAAGAGCCGCTGTTGCAATTCATCGTCGGGGATGAGGTTATGCAGGGTGATGGCGAGAAAGAAAGGCTTTTGCTGCTCCGAGCCTTTAGGGCACTGCCGCCAGATGCCCTGCAGGGCTTCGAGGAGAGTAAGGGTGTCATTGCAGGCCTCGAATCGGGCCTCCATACCCCAGGAGGCGTGCTCAATGCCGCTGGAGTGGCGGCGTGACTTTTCTGCGTGGGCGATCTGCTCTCGCGTAAGGGCGAAACGGATGTTGAAGCAGAGCGAGGTGGTGTGAAATTTTTCCATACGCAGGCGCATGGCGGCTTTGTGGAGAAGCTTATGGGCGACGGCCCAGGCTCCGGTGATGGTGCGGAACTGGGGTGCGAGGACGTGGGAGTGACCCAGGGTCTTCTGGACGTCGGAGGCAGGCGGAGCTCCGTCGTCGCCAACATCGATGCCGCGGAGCCAGTGGTAGAGGCGGTCGCCCCATACGGAGTCCCAGAGCTTGTGCATGCCGTTGCGGTCGAGAGCGAGAAGCTGCTCCATTGTGGTAATGCCTTTTTTGTTGAGGCGGGCTTCGGTGCGGGCGCCTACACCGGGCAACTCACGGAGAGGGAGATGGGCGATGGCGCGGGGCAGCTGCGAGGGCAGGAGGCCTATGAGTCCGTCGGGCTTCTGCATGTCACTGGCGACCTTGGCGAGGTAACGGTTGGGCGCCATGCCGATGGAGCAGCGAATGGCTTCACCTACGTTCTTATAGATGGACTGCTTGATCGCGAGGGCGATCTTGCGTGCGTTAGGGGGCTCCTGTTCGCGACCTATAAGCTCGCAGACGGTTTCGTCGATGGAAGGTATTGAAGTGACATGGCATGCTTGTTCAACAGCTTCTTTTACCGCGTGGGAGTACTTGGAGTACTCGGTGTGGCTGCCTTCGATGAGAATGATTCCGGGGCACAGCTTTTTGGCGTCGCCTACGCGGGTGCCGGTCTTGATGCCGAAGGCTTTGGCCTCGTAGCTGGCGGCGATGCAGCAGGTCGTGTCGGCCATGGTGGGGACCACTGCCAGGGGACGGCCGCGGTATTCGGGGTGCAGTTGCTGCTCAACCGACGCGAAGAAGCTGTTCAGGTCGATGTGCAGGAAATGGAAGCGGTCGGGTTGGGCGGGGGTAGAC
The nucleotide sequence above comes from Tunturibacter empetritectus. Encoded proteins:
- a CDS encoding ABC transporter permease; the encoded protein is MYPAAILQPAGTNVPDIYRKEAKYEFVKLLRTRSFSLATIGFPVMFYVIFGLANRHAYDGSVHLAKYMLAGYACFGLIGSALFGIGVGLSSDLAAGWLELKRASPMPVSAYLFAKCAAAVAFGLIIVSILTLVGTAFGDVRLSPAELVKMLSMTVVGSVCFASMGLLLALLVPANAAPGIINLIYLPMSFLSGLWVPIRFMPHWLQGFAPFLPTYHLSQLMLHVFHYGDTMPLASHWSALLGFTLLMLGLSRLLFHRREQNM
- a CDS encoding DMT family transporter, with the protein product MHDEKKILPFAALFVGIISISWSAIFVRWTDMSGVASAFYRVLIASIALWIILLAQRGSRLRISSRSVPLSALGGIFFAADVGLYNVAVLHTSAGSATFLGNNAPIVVGLVTWFLTRKLPSFRFWVALAIAILGTCLIVSIDWNHMRSSFSADLLASIASICFAFYLLTTERLRTNTDTVTIVVLSTTASAAALLVFSFAAHISLAIPGFQSLLAVAGLGFICQLTGYFCLTYALGHVPATVSSIVLLAVAPITALLAFFLFGEQMTRLQILGGGFILAAVWIIANQPQPSSLET
- a CDS encoding ABC transporter ATP-binding protein; this encodes MPLTAIAYETEARPTNGTQIASKQPIASLTGVTKRYGNALALDRLNLSLHPGEIVALLGPNGAGKSTAIKLLLGLIAPTSGATRVFGSDPREAATRNRVGAMLQISRITEMLKVREHLDLFRSYYPNPLPTADILRIAQLQGIEDRLFGQLSGGQRQRVLFALALCGNPDLIFLDEPTVGMDIEARRGLWAEIRVLSAMGKTVLLTTHYLEEADALADRIIVINKGRVICEGTPAEIKRNSGGRRIRCSTSLSSEFLRSLSTVTGVEHHGEATIVTAVNAEEVVREMLLRDETLSGLEIASPALEDAFLALTKA
- a CDS encoding DNA polymerase Y family protein encodes the protein MSTPAQPDRFHFLHIDLNSFFASVEQQLHPEYRGRPLAVVPTMADTTCCIAASYEAKAFGIKTGTRVGDAKKLCPGIILIEGSHTEYSKYSHAVKEAVEQACHVTSIPSIDETVCELIGREQEPPNARKIALAIKQSIYKNVGEAIRCSIGMAPNRYLAKVASDMQKPDGLIGLLPSQLPRAIAHLPLRELPGVGARTEARLNKKGITTMEQLLALDRNGMHKLWDSVWGDRLYHWLRGIDVGDDGAPPASDVQKTLGHSHVLAPQFRTITGAWAVAHKLLHKAAMRLRMEKFHTTSLCFNIRFALTREQIAHAEKSRRHSSGIEHASWGMEARFEACNDTLTLLEALQGIWRQCPKGSEQQKPFFLAITLHNLIPDDELQQRLFPDPNNRASLSSTMDKLNLKYGHTKLHFAGMLPARESAPTRIAFTQIPTKYGVDYM
- a CDS encoding response regulator transcription factor produces the protein MSTAIRVVLAEDQAMVLGALSALLELEADISVIATTANGRDAFEAVGRMKPDVLVTDIEMPHMTGLELAANLRTSHPNVRTIILTTFARPGYLRRALDAGARGYLLKDRPAKELADAVRRVHRGMRVVDPALAAEAWNAELDPLTDRERQILQRAGDGRSSTEIASELHLSEGTVRNYLSEAIAKLGASNRVDAARIARTKGWL
- a CDS encoding sensor histidine kinase, encoding MSTTDNTSKRHTRNWAWLWLAYVGFLFINPILEPSPRLWIGTLAVFAAFLALFTGYVRSTDEGRPTRYWMIAATFALGLITFPWNGGGSTFFVYAAAFLPFSIESKRRVLSLFLLEALFIAAEGALFNAPHRSLYIGWPNVFIAIFLVFLIGGGNILFAEQKRADCKLRLAQEENAALAAVAERERIARDLHDVLGHTLSVIVLKAELAGRLIESDPRRAVREIADVEATARTALSEVREAIGGYRSQGLTAEMERTRKTLQSAGVALSCESPVPQLNAPEETVLCLTVREAVTNIVRHAKATQCRIRFDRSEDGYHSLLITDDGNQPRIREGNGLRGMRERVQSLGGRLSITTSPGVTILIELPHTPNTQSDLTSSTHSSEIKAPFVTT
- a CDS encoding CPBP family intramembrane glutamic endopeptidase, with amino-acid sequence MQDLKDRDSISDQDRRSLEPVASYKHTLGLLAIFCAVFAIGFALQYGPAADHTEVAQPALGSQPIQRRIIPGFIESLLFDWGILYYVWSGVRSGGGSLLKLSGRHWSSVGDVLRDLAIAAPFWVLWEATAFAAFAVLARFFATPTGPHDETFPVRGLFEIGVWIAVSLSAGFCEELIFRGYLQRQFSALTGRLWLGILLQGLVFGLIHPRGWRAVAVISILGVLYGILAAWRKNLRPGILSHSWSDLWEGWLKFTFHLNL